The Gammaproteobacteria bacterium nucleotide sequence CGGTGAAAAACAAACACGGTGCGCCGGTCTTCAACGATTCCGATTTACAGATGGCCGGTTATGCCGCCGCGCTCAAGGTGCTGACCGCCTACACCACCATCGGCGGCGAGGACGTGACCAACTTTACCCTGCGCCCTCGTACCCGTGGCGAGGTAACGGTGGTGGACGAAATCGTCCAACAGGCGGCGGAGGCGGCCAACAACCTGCTCGTGCCGGAAGGCGTGACTATCGAGACCTGGGCAAGGCTTTCGGGTATCCAGCGCTTTGTGCTGCGCATGATGGACATGGAAACCACCGGGGCCAGCAAGCTCGACAACTACCAAAACTTCGCCAAGGCTTTTCGCGTTCAGGAGTACGCCAAAGTCATGGGCAACCTGGCCGCCAATCAAGCACGGCTCAAGCGTGTGACCGAGTTTACCTCGCGGGATCTGACGGAGAGCACCGAAATCGGCGCGACCTGGCTGGGCCGGCTGATCATTGGTTTACAGCAATTACTGGCCGAGACCGAACCGCAAATAGTGGTCAATCAATTGCAGGCCGAGATGACGGATTTTCTGGAGATTCGCCCGCTATTAATTGACTTGCTAGGCTTTATCGAACAAAAGGCACCAGAACCATCCGTGCGTGCAATGGCGGAAGTGCTGGGCGCACGGATTAAAAATTTACGTTTTGGGGAATGATGATAAAGGCAGCGTTTTCTCC carries:
- a CDS encoding hypothetical protein (Evidence 5 : Unknown function) codes for the protein MAGYAAALKVLTAYTTIGGEDVTNFTLRPRTRGEVTVVDEIVQQAAEAANNLLVPEGVTIETWARLSGIQRFVLRMMDMETTGASKLDNYQNFAKAFRVQEYAKVMGNLAANQARLKRVTEFTSRDLTESTEIGATWLGRLIIGLQQLLAETEPQIVVNQLQAEMTDFLEIRPLLIDLLGFIEQKAPEPSVRAMAEVLGARIKNLRFGE